A single genomic interval of Schistocerca americana isolate TAMUIC-IGC-003095 chromosome 2, iqSchAmer2.1, whole genome shotgun sequence harbors:
- the LOC124594953 gene encoding UPF0547 protein C16orf87 homolog — protein sequence MRKVPKHKMIAKSCPKCSMQLPIASKTCACGHIFVGRRSNAAQEGDGTSITRRRTERVKREKPNYYDALEYDKETRKQQQRKRSMRTSADQSQSKSDEQIGADDDVVHLKRKRKRNFRTEQDSDDRDNCLQIISPENGFKCSVILSEINRKMGVTSWRV from the coding sequence ATGAGGAAAGTTCCGAAACACAAGATGATAGCCAAGAGCTGTCCCAAGTGCTCCATGCAGTTACCTATTGCATCAAAGACATGTGCATGTGGACATATATTTGTTGGAAGGCGATCAAATGCTGCACAAGAGGGTGATGGCACAAGCATTACCCGTCGCCGTACAGAAAGGGTAAAACGAGAGAAGCCTAATTACTACGATGCATTGGAGTACGACAAGGAGACAAGGAAGCAGCAGCAACGAAAGCGCAGTATGCGTACTTCTGCTGACCAGTCACAGAGCAAAAGTGATGAACAGATTGGTGCAGATGACGATGTTGTGCATCTCAAAAGGAAGCGGAAACGCAACTTCAGAACAGAACAGGATAGTGATGATAGGGACAattgtttacaaataatttcacCAGAGAATGGCTTCAAATGTTCTGTTATTCTCTCTGAAATTAACCGAAAAATGGGTGTAACATCATGGAGAGTATAA
- the LOC124595036 gene encoding mitochondrial glycine transporter-like isoform X2 has protein sequence MDIISNNPVLKSFIAGSLSGTFSTVMFQPLDLVKTRLQNTVPAAVGHRSSSMITIMVHILRKEHLAGLWKGMTPSITRCVPGVGLYFSSLHWLKSHLVQGDPGPMQAVALGMMARTLSGVLLIPITVVKTRFESGVYQYGGVTEALRVIYRTEGARGLCCGLLPTLIRDAPFSGIYLMFYTQAKKTVPQEWLQQTSAGGNSFTHFGCGVIAGVMASVVTQPADVLKTKMQLYPHKFSSVLSVVMYVQKTYGFRGYFKGLAPRMLRRTLMAAMAWTVYEQITRQIGLK, from the exons AATCCAGTGTTGAAGTCATTTATAGCTGGTTCTCTTTCGGGAACGTTTTCCACTGTGATGTTCCAGCCCCTGGATTTAGTCAAGACTAGACTTCAAAATACAGTGCCTGCTGCTGTTGG GCATCGATCATCTAGTATGATAACTATTATGGTGCACATCCTTCGGAAGGAACATCTCGCAGGGCTGTGGAAGGGCATGACTCCT tcaataacacgctgTGTGCCAGGTGTTGGGCTGTACTTTTCATCACTTCACTGGCTGAAATCGCACCTTGTGCAAGGAGATCCTGGACCGATGCAGGCAGTTGCATTGGGCATGATGGCAAGAACATTGTCTGGAGTTCTTCTTATACCAATCACAGTTGTGAAAACACGTTTTGAG AGTGGAGTGTACCAGTATGGAGGTGTGACAGAGGCACTGCGTGTCATATACCGGACAGAAGGTGCCCGTGGACTATGCTGTGGTCTGCTTCCAACACTTATTAGAGACGCACCATTCTCAGGGATATACTTAATGTTTTACACGCAAGCTAAGAAAACGGTGCCACAGG AATGGCTTCAGCAGACATCAGCAGGTGGCAACAGCTTCACACATTTTGGGTGTGGGGTGATTGCTGGTGTAATGGCATCAGTGGTTACCCAACCTGCAGATGTGCTCAAGACGAAGATGCAACTCTACCCACATAAATTTTCATCTGTGCTGTCTGTTGTTATGTATGTCCAAAAG ACTTATGGATTTCGAGGCTACTTCAAAGGACTGGCACCTCGAATGCTCAGAAGAACATTGATGGCTGCTATGGCATGGACAGTTTATGAACAG ATAACTAGACAGATTGGATTGAAATGA